The genomic stretch CCCTGTACCAGTTGTATTCATGGTAGTTATGTAAGACATGACCAACATAGGTTGTTTTCTACAGATTTTAGCTTTAGGTTGTGCCTAGTTACTCCAACAGTTGTAAAAAGGCCTGTACTGGGATGGCAGGTGTTCCCTCTGCAGCTCTTCTTAATTGTGAGCAAAATAGTTTGAGGATTTTAACTCTACCCTTTTAaatgcttacatttttttctgctttcacccCTCTCCCGTTTCCTCCTATCAAGCCACACCTGTGCGTTGCAGCCAGAGAAGGCCCCGCTTCACAGGAATTGGGGTAAGTACTGACTTATCCAACCTGTTTTCTAGGTTTCCTAGATCTAAAAGAAAGGCTGAGTTAGAGTACCCTTCCAAAATGGCTGCTCTtaaggaagagagagatgtGGAAGACtacaagaggaaaggaagacgATCCTCACAGGTGAGAggattgctttttttaattaaaaaagtagCTTTAAGGggtaaagatttaaaaaaaaaacccaaaacatttctaTCTGATGTATTAATTTTTAGCTCTTTTCCTACCTTCTTCATCCCCATATTAGCAAAGTAACTTTAAATTGCAGTATATTACTTACAATTTTAAGGGGTGGGGTGTTAAGCATAGTggggaattttgcttttctagtttTCTGTTGTAACAAAACTGATTAAATGTATGTTTGTGATTAAAGCAAGGtgtagttatttttttaagaaattcatGCATCCTCAGAGTATCAGCAGGAACTTGATTCCTTCCTATCTTCAAAATCCTGTTTTTAGTGGGAATGAAGacaggttctttttttttttttttttttttaataaaaatggttGCCTAATAGTCACTGCAAATGAAAGCGAGGCTGTACTaagtaaaaataactgttttcttttgcttctagCAGAAATACCGTAGACTGAATAAGGTGCGTAGTATAGAGAAGATGTTGGGGCTGTTCTGGGAGGATGGGAGCTAGTTACtttggggcagggtgtggaAATGGGAGGGGGGGAATAAAAAGTCTTGATACccttcagaaaataaactcaGTTCTAAGATCAGCAAAAGAGGGTATTAAATATGCTTATGTAGCTTATAACTGAGACATTTTctgattgtttatttttatttgtttgctttctaaCATTACTTTTCCAGGGTGCCTGAATATTTTAGCTAGTTCAAACCAACTTTTTCTGCAATGATAGACTACTGCAGTGTGGGAGGGGCTGTACACTTGAATTAAGAACAAACCTTGTCCGAGTTGCATGTATCTGGTAGCGGTATGGTTATTTTGTATTGAAGTATGGTGTGTAAAGTCCTTCTGGAAGGAATGTTGCAACTGTCTCACTGCTCTTGGACTTTGGATACAATGTAACTCGGGTCGCTCAGCTGCCTGTTAATAAGCTCTTGTAGTTTACAAAAGTAGCTTGGTCAGGAATGTACTTAAAAGCTATTAAGTTTCTAGAGAAAATGTTTCACAGAGAAAGTTGGTGAGGCCCCAGTTGTGTGTAAGCTTTCCCATTTCAGAAGGCAGTCTAGGATCGTACTGCCTGGGGGATAGAGCAGTCTCATCTTACAGGTTTAGCTGCAGACAAGCGTAGGTGTGGTGCCAGGCACTTTGTGGACACTTGCTGGTGTTCTTAGAGGTACGATGCACCAGAGGACAACACCTGAAAACAGTGCCTTTAGAGAGAAATACTGCAACTTCAAAAGGCTGATTATTCAAAACCCCTGCTGTATGAAAGTTAATTTTACAGCAGACTCAGAATAAAGGCAGTGCATATCTGCAGCAGTGTTGTCAAAGGGTCTTGGGATTTCTGCAAAGATTAGTTTTTTACAGGAATCCCGAGAGGGGTGGCTAGTTGCcgtttttccttcctcccttctgaGAGAGGTACAGTTAGACCTCTGCTGAGTGTTGGGGGTTTTAGGTAGGACGTAGGAACCCGTAGCTCGATTTTGATCGCGAGAAAGGGTGAGCAGAGGGAACCAGATGCTCCCCCGCAATGCcggcctctccctgccctcctcctgggCCGCCCTTGCCGGCCGAGCGCCGCAGGCCCCCGCTAtagcccgggggggggggtggcgggacGCTGCTGCGGTGCCGCTGCAGCGCTGGGACGTGGCCGGCGGGGCGGGTGCTGCTGCGCGCGCGCGCCTTCCCGCGCCCCGTGGCCCCGCCCCTCCGGCTCCATATTGAGGGTGGAGGAGACGAGAGAGCTCACAAAATGGAGGCGGTCGGTGCTGCGTGGAGCTTTGGCTTGAGGGAGGCAGTCAGTACTCAAGGCTGGAAAGAAAGTTCCACGCCTCCTGAGAACCTGTTAATATGTTTGGGAAGTCCCTTAATCTGCTTAGGGGGAGAAACGAAGCTTCTTGCCAgcttgctggctgcaggcaggctaGGCATTCTTACAGctgccccgcccctcccccacccaccccgGACCGACAGAGCGCTGCAAAATGGCGTACTGGCCTGCAGTATTGGCTGAGGGGGAGGGAGCCTGCTGATCTTGTTGAAGCAGTGTGGTGTTACacgagggaggaagggagaggtgTGTTGTGCAAGGTTTGCTGCCCAGGAAAGACTGCTGTTATAACTAGCTTGCAGCAGAAGGACTGAGAAACAGCATCTTGTGTGGTGGAGGACAACACTCTGAAAACCCTAGAGATCCTTATCCCCAGTGAGAACaaaatgcttgaaaagaaacaacTAATTCCCTAAGAAAATGTTGCCTcttatttctgttcctgtaaCATAGCTGTGTCCTGAGGATAATTTCTCTCTGATAGAAGAGAGAAGTTGTAACAGCAAGTGTTTTTCCTCCCATATGAGAATGGCAGTTTATATgcacataataaaaataagcaggaaAGGACTTCACTTTTCCTTTCAGGAGTGACCTGAAGAGTTCTGTGGTCATTCTTTTAAGGTAAAAGCTGGCTGAGTTGCTAACTGAAAACCTTGTAGCCATGAGGGATGTCAGAGAACATCAGAGAACAGTAAAAAGTCTGTCCAGTTTTTCCTTATATAGGTTTTGGAGAAGTCTAAACTCTACAGTTTCATATAATAGATTTCCTTTAATATGTGTAGGTGAGTTGGAAACACTTCATGTTCCCAGCTTTAACATAACCTCACTAAAAATTAAGTAGTgtcagtatattaaaaaaaaaaaaaaaagaattgcagtTAGCAATAGGAAACAATATTTCACTTAACTGCAGTTTCTGTATACAGTAGGTGTGTTACCCTGTAAGATTTTAAGTTAACGTATAGTtagaggagattttttttttattatagttCCGTAGTCCAGACCACTTGGAAGACCATCGAAAAGAAGCTTTACTTTGTAGTCACAGGACCATTGACTGTCAATCATTTATATAACGTTCCTGTAGTAACAAAGTTAGTGCCTTAAATAGAAAGTTGTTACCAAGAATGCTGGGGCTTTTTCTCGCTAAGTTTAGCAGGTGTAAGAGCAGGGATCTACTTCCCAGCCAGCTTTTCATAATCTTAGGCATTGTTTCATGTAGTACAACCTGCACATTATAAACAAATGGTTTCCTAAAGCATTATATAATTCAGAAATTCTCTTTCACCATGTATTGCTTCACAATATTTATTGCTCTTTAGGGTGGTTGTGTTGCACTCAAAGGGATGTATGCTTTTCTGACCAACCCTAGTACCACTACCCCCTTTATTTAAACTGTGGCAGACGTTAAGGCATTTCACCTTCAGGTTTAAAGCAAGAAAGCTACTTGTAGAAGTCTGTGGCTGGTTTTATGTAGTTAAGCTCTCAGGCTAATGCTGCATCTAGTCTAGGTTAACCCACTGTAGCAGAAACAGTGAAGCCTGTTACTCATTCATGCTGCAGAATTGAAGTCATGCAGCATAGCTAGCCAATGCCTTGTTGTCGAGTGTTTTACATGCACAAAAGAACCAGCTTGCTAAATAAGATTTTAATCTGGTTGCTTTTTGTAAGGCTTCTTTGTCTTGGGCATGAAAGAAagttgcaaaataatttttcataaacTCTTGTCAAATGTATGGGGATATTCCCTGCccaactgaagaaaaacatgcaacacTGAAAAAGTGCAGAAACACTAATGCACTTGTAAGCCCACTTTAATTGTGCTATAGAAAACTGGGCTCTGAAAAttagcacattttaaaatgcgGCTGGTCATATATAGGTGATATCGTCAAGAGCTTCAATTAAACTTAAGTCTGGTTTACAATGCTTGTTAAGATGCCAGTCTTAATTCCAGTAGTTGTACCCACTACTGGTCATTGATTGGTCATtattcaagacttttttttgtctgcaaggCGTAAGTCCATGTTGATTCACATTTAAGAGGTATTTCCTGTAACACTGAAAACCAAATACGTACTTCTACTTTCTTGCTTGCATGCACTCAACTTACAAAATAATCCGAGTACAAAATTTACAATATTAAGGAAATAAGAATTGATAAATTTCttcaaaatgcataaaaataacctttcagAATGGATATCCCAAAGACTAGAAACTCAACGGGACCATAACCTTTTTTCTTGTACACTGTGTTCTTAAACTTTTTATAGTTCTTCACGATTATGCTTCATAAAGTGCTAGAACTTCCCTTTATCTAGCAGTGCTTCATTGCTAATCCCTACAGAGCAATATGCAACTGGAACATAAGATAGGCATAAAATGAATGCACTTCCAGAGGGTTGGGTAGCAACCAAATTATTTAGTGTATTGAAATCTCTTTGCTGTTGTTTGCGTTTGAGCACTCTTAAGTTCTTAGTTAGttagtgttttaattaaaatcacacCTCATTAAGAATGCTGCTGTCTAAACCCATTAGAAGTCATTGTTTTTATGTAAATGTATTCCACCTATTTGTAGTTATAATGTGCACAGATAATTTTTAGTAATTCTGTGAAATTTTAACTCTGGGTtatattcaaaatacattttttatttttgattttgTAGGGCCATGAGCCAAAGGAGCCAGAGCAGTTGAGAAAGCTGTTCATTGGAGGTCTGAGCTTTGAAACAACAGATGATAGCTTGAGAGAGCACTTTGAAAAATGGGGCACACTCACGGACTGTGTGGTAAAGTGTCAAATATTAGTTTGTGCTTTTGAAAGGCTACAGGTACTTAATCTagtacagaaatgcagagtaCCCCCTGTGTTTTTGCAGGTGATGAGAGACCCACAAACAAAACGGTCCAGAGGCTTTGGCTTTGTGACTTACTCTTGCGTTGAGGAGGTAGATGCTGCCATGAGCGCTCGACCGCATAAGGTTGATGGACGTGTGGTTGAACCAAAGAGAGCAGTTTCGAGGGAGGTAAGTTAGTGTTTCTGTTAACCTTCTTTTGTAATCTTTACCTGataatttaaaacactgaatgTCACTTTTGGCTTTGTAGGATTCTGTAAAGCCTGGGGCACATCTCACcgtaaagaaaatatttgttggTGGAATTAAAGAAGATACAGAAGAATATAATTTAAGGGagtactttgaaaaatatgGCAAGATTGAAACCATAGAAGTCATGGAAGACAGGCAAAGCGGAAAGAAAAGAGGCTTCGCTTTTGTAACTTTTGATGATCATGATACAGTTGATAAAATTGTTGGTATGTAACTCTTCAGTGAGAAATGACTTGTGGGATAAAAGTGTAATGTTAGATTTCAGCACAGCAGTGTGGAATGTAAGATGTTGGCATAATCAGCTGATTGACTATTGTAAGAGATGGGGTATATttgattttccatttaaaagtgTATTCATGCCTTACAGTAGCTTTCTATGAGAGTTTTATCAATGATTTGATTTTCTAACTCTCCTATTCCACAATTTTCTCTAGTTCAAAAATATCATACCATAAATGGACATAACTGTGAAGTGAAAAAAGCACTCTCAAAACAAGAGATGCAGACTGCTAGCTCTCAGAGAGGTGAGTTTGGAGTTGTGCATGGTTATTTTATGTAACTGGTTTtcaattaatgtaatttaagtaaaatattttgtaggtCGTGGGGGTGGCTCAGGCAACTTCATGGGCCGTGGAAACTTTGGAGGTGGTGGAGGGAACTTTGGCCGAGGAGGAAACTTTGGTGGAAGAGGTAAATGACTGGAATGCTTATACAGAatgtgatttctattttttttaatttcctgtgtcAGTTGGCTGAAACACTTGGCACATGTGTTCAGGAAAACGTTCTCATCTGTTTTGTGTTCCAGGAGGCtatgggggtggtggtggcggtggtgggagcagaggaagcTTTGGGGGTGGTGACGGATACAATGGATTTGGTGATGGTAAGTGTattgttcacttttttttccccccaatgtTATAACCAGCTGTAAGTCTTGCCTTCACCTTGGAAACCAAGTCTACTTTGGTGCTAACATTTTCTACATTGTAGAGCTGTGAAGAgataatgttttttgttttccccacaAAATGATGGGTGAAAAAAGAATACTCCTGTATATTTACCCTTTAAATAACCTCATGTCATGAGGTCGTGCAGCAGCTGTTTATGATTATTGAGAACTAAATGAAGATTGTGGTGACAGTTGAGACTAAAACTGAGTAAAGCAGTGTCCAACTAATATACCAGAAATCTTTTCAATCAACTGTAAGACTTTTCATGGCTCAGGTAGTATCTTTTTCATTATGAAGTTTGCATGAGTATCCAAAATGTATCTGAAGAGAACTGTGGAAATTACCAAATGGCTGTGGAAGTAGCattttgggggcggggggcgcggaaATGAGGGAAGTAGCATGTAGTTACTTACGTCCTGATTCTATAAGCAGATATATGTAGTGATGTTGAGTTCTTTGGAACTGTTTCCCAGTTTGGAACTACTCCATCAAAATGTCAGAGACCGGATCAGTATCTGGAATACTAAGTCTTTCAGATAGGCTTTATgtgattagaaaaaaagaatgtccAGTAGCTTTGACACAGATGGAAATAAAGCTATGTCtagaaaaaaactaaaccagaaaTCTTTTGAGGGCTTTGCCTACTGAGTCAGTTCAGAGGAATAGAGAGGATGATACATAGTACTGACAAAGCCATTTGTGTAAAGAGGCAGTTGTTACATGTAATGGATGGTGGTGGTAGCAGCTTGTCTATGTGTTTTTGTGAGCCAGAATGAACTTGTAAGTATCGTGCTGCAAGGGTATACATAAAATAAGtatggggggtttttttgcttggaCTAAATAGTTTAGATAAATTATGCAACTGCAATGAATATAATACAGGGAAGACATTGTAGGACATTTTTATTGtgtgtttttgttgggtttttttgttaagtgGACCTTTTCTTACCAATAGTTAGCTTTGGTGTGTTTAGTGTGACTCTTCTATTCAAAGGTGGCAACTATGGAGGTGGTCCTGGCTATGGCAGCAGAGGAGGTtatggtggtggtggaggacCAGGATATGGAAACCCAGGTGGTGGAtatggaggtggaggaggaggatatGATGGCTACaatgaaggaggaaattttGGTGGTGGTAAGATGCCAGCTTTAATTAAATTAGACATCTGTCTTTTTAGGCAGGTCTGAGTTGTACAATGCCTCAAGTATGAtactttataaaattaaaattaggtCTTAATGCAGAACGCTATGTTATATAAGTAAAGTTCTTTTCTCTATGGATCAGCTTTGATACACTATACGACAGTGTTTTGCCTAGaacttatttttgaaaaaacagcagCTATAAATCTGTGTGTGGCAGTAGAGCAAGAGAGTTTTTAAACTCCTGACCATTTGAGGTATGCTGTTGCTGTCAGAGACCAGTTCACATCATGTAGATCACGTCCTGCTTGATAAGGAGTGTACATCTAAGTTTCTGTtaagctttttttattgtttgccTGTGAAATGAGCTACTccagttatttttataaaagaagtTCTTTTGCCAATTGCACATTCTAATGAGATTAACCTGAAATCGCATAATTATAATACTGTTTTAAAGCCTTAACTAGTGTAAAACCCTTGATAAGTACATTTAAAATCTATGTTAATATCTAACCAAAATACACCTAGCTATGTCTTGTATGATCAGTTTAGCCATGTTTTACATTGTCCGTATTAAATTACCTGCAGGGATTTCTGAATGATAAGGCTAGTTTTTAACTCTGGGGTAAATTTATGGAGGCTTTTAGTGATAGACAGGATGTTTCTGGTAAGGGTATCCAACAAAGCTTAGGTGCTTTACTGGAATGTTGCAGAAGGAGTAGTAAGAACTTCAAAGGACTAGTGCAAGTTTGCGGAGTTAAGCTGCAAAATCTGCTGCATACTTTGTTGTACCCTCTGATGTCTACATGTAGCATGCCCGTTACAGTTCTATCACTTTTTGTAGCAAATAAATTGTATGTAGTATACATTATTGTCGTACATGCAAAGCGTCGGGCAGTGGAAGAATGACGGTGAAACTCGTGTGATCTTCTGAGTTTGGAGGCCTTAAATTTGGCCTATTGTGTTAGCTTCAAATTGCCTACTCAAACCTGTAAAAATTTTCTAATGTAGCATGACCTAATCTTCAAAATGCTCAGGGTCGTCTGTCATTTGTTCATTGTGAGTAGAGGGGGCATGCAAAGCGCTTgcaattgtattttaaattgtcttAAACAATTACAATTTACACTTGCATTGGATGTCATAATTAGGCAAGCTTCATGTCCTAAGTGTTGAAGAAAAGTGGCTTTATAAATCTGCATTTGTTTCAGGTAATTATGGTGGAAGTGGAAACTATAATGATTTTGGCAATTACAGTGGACAACAGCAGTCTAACTATGGTCCCATGAAAGGTGGTGGCAGCTTTGGTGGCAGAAGTTCAGGCAGTCCCTATGGCGGTAAACATGattttgtacagaaaatatttttttgtttgtttaaaatttctTGTTACTCTTATTTCAATATACATCCTGTGTTTTGTAGGTGGTTATGGATCTGGAAGTGGAAGTGGGGGCTATGGTGGTAGAAGATTCTAAAAATGCTACCAGAAAAAAGGGTAGGTGTAATGCATATTTATAATGATGATTAATAATGTACAACTGTTCACTGAGAGTAATAATTTTCTTATCCTGTATTcaacaggctacagttcttaGCAGGAGAGAGAGCGAGGAGTTGTCAGGAAAGCTGCAGGTTACTTTGAGACAGTCGTCCCAAATGCATTAGAGGAACTGTAAAATCTGCCACAGAAGGAACGATGATCCATAGTCAGAAAAGTTACCGCAGCTTAAACAGGAAACCCTTCTTGTTCAGGACTGTCATAGCCACAGTTTGCAAAAAGTGCAGCTATTGATTAATGCAATGTAGTGTCGATTAGATGTACATTCCTGAGGTCTTTATCTGTTGTagctttgtctttcttttttctttttattttcccattacATCAGGTATATTGCCCTGTAAATTGTGGTAGTGGTACCAGGAATAAACAAATTAAggaatttttaacttttcaataTTTGTGTAGTTCAGTTTTTCCACATTTAGTACAGAGAACTctataacagaaataaaatgtagttTAGGGTGTTTCCTTGTTAGTTAATAGAGAGGATTAATGCATTTCTCAATTActattttgtattaatttaaaGTTAACAATAGAAACACCTATTGATTTGCAGTCTTAAGGGGTCTAGTCTCAGTGTATATATGTAACTGTCATTGACATGAGTTACATAGGCATACAGAGGGAAAACATCTGTATGTTGCATTATAGTTTGTTTAGATGTATAACTAGGATTGAGTTACTCAAATTAGTGTTTGTGAATTATAGAACTAAGCTTTACCTTAATGaaaatttcaaattactttttggtttgtgcatatttttttaatttgtagttCTGTATTAGTACTAGCGCTTCAAGAAAATAAGgcatgataaatattttaacaagacCAACTTTAGACACATTAAAGCTGTCTCCCGTCTCATTTGAGATGTATAAGGCATAACTGCAGTTGCTTAAGTCTTgggtgaagagaaaaagaaacgtGCTTTTTACCTTTATATTTACTGTAATTCCCAAGAAGTTAAGGTGGGGGGAATCAAGTGCCTGTTTCCTTGGGATATACAATGATTCTGTTTCAATAAAACTATACTTTGGGGAGGGTGGCTTGGAATTTTCATCCCCTTCCTTTGTCCCCATTTCCCTCTCCCTCACACCAGACTGCGCTGTTTCAATTAAATGAGGCATTATAGTGAGAGTAAGAGGTGTGTTCCTCAATAACTTAATGGCTATATACTTTCTTGCATGCACCCTAGGCAATTTTCTGGACACATTCTTCTGACTGGGAGCCAAGGGTAGCACAGGTGTAATCACTGACAGTCCCAGGTAACGCGTTCCAAAGCCCATTCACGATGGGCTCTAAGTAGTATAGTTTTCAAGCTTTTTCCCTTGCGAACGTCTACGCTCAGCTAAGAGCTcgaagagaaaacaaaacaccatcTAGCTGCATTTTACTGACTAGAAACACTTCCCACAATGTAGAATGGTACAGTCTTGAGTTTCCACAGGTAGAATGATAGTGTGTTACAATTTGATTTGATGCACTGGAGTAGCAAATCTTATCAGCACATATGGCTGGAAATTGTACTTAATTCTCACTTCTGACCCCCAAATTAAGGCACTACAGTCTGTCCTTTTCTCAGCCGATGCGAATTCTGTCTCGACCATTGCCAGGACAGTGCTTTCTGTCAATTCAGACTCAGAAGAGTAGGGACCCAGTCAATAGAAGAAAGACTCAGACACTTGACAATATGGTATTGGAATTATTCACACCTGTTTCACTTCTGGGTCAATGTGCAGTATAAGGTAAATGCAATTCCAGTGTAGGAATGAATCTGCAAAGATGTATGAAATGGCTCAAGGCATAATCAGTCATATTAATAATGAATTATAATTTTAAGAAGTAGTAGAAAAATGAGTGtgttgtttgaaaaaaaaaattaaacaatgtTATTTAAACACTGTTATTGGAGTGTATTTAGACTGCAGTGCACTAAAACAAGGAACCGGTGTCAAGATGGTAGCCTCCAAACTGGATTTCAAAGTCTGCTTATTCTTTTCTGtggagttttaaaatatttctaaagttAAAGCAAGAATTGCTGATTTAGTGAACGCTTCTGTTGTTGTATATATTAATTTGGGCTTCGGGTGGGGGGGAGGCTGTATttcaataaaagcattttttaaacaacCCATTTGGAGTTTGAAAACATTGAAAACTTAAACCACAACTCACTAGGGAGTGAGCCACCTAACTACCGACTTGCTTTGTACGTTACTACGCCTAGAAGATGTGTAGAGTTGTACCTGGGGCCTGCATCTGATTGCAGGGACAACTGGAGGATGGGGTTGATGTCCCTTCTGACAATTGATCTGgtatttctaaatttttttagAATGTATTGACAGTGTTCTTTTTAACAGGGCCTTTTGTAGCTGTACTGTGACAACAATGTTAACTTTGAAAAATAGTGTCATAATAAACTTTATGAACAAGATCTGTATGCAACCTTTTAAGAGATGGATGTAAGTGATCGCTTTGTAGGTGGGTGGGGTAGCTTAGCTGTTGTTTGTGATGTGGAAAAGTGTGAGGACAGTGATTAACCAGCTTTAAAGAACCTAGGATGTACTTCTTTGATCCATACTTTGCTAAGGAGACTCATAAGACAGGACTTCAGCAGCCTATTGAGTATGGAGAAGTCAGCCTAATTAAAGAATGACAAGGCAGCAGGAGCAACAGCTTCAACTTCCAGAAAA from Pelecanus crispus isolate bPelCri1 chromosome 5, bPelCri1.pri, whole genome shotgun sequence encodes the following:
- the HNRNPA3 gene encoding heterogeneous nuclear ribonucleoprotein A3 isoform X4: MDRFPRSKRKAELEYPSKMAALKEERDVEDYKRKGRRSSQQKYRRLNKGHEPKEPEQLRKLFIGGLSFETTDDSLREHFEKWGTLTDCVVMRDPQTKRSRGFGFVTYSCVEEVDAAMSARPHKVDGRVVEPKRAVSREDSVKPGAHLTVKKIFVGGIKEDTEEYNLREYFEKYGKIETIEVMEDRQSGKKRGFAFVTFDDHDTVDKIVVQKYHTINGHNCEVKKALSKQEMQTASSQRGRGGGSGNFMGRGNFGGGGGNFGRGGNFGGRGGYGGGGGGGGSRGSFGGGDGYNGFGDGGNYGGGPGYGSRGGYGGGGGPGYGNPGGGYGGGGGGYDGYNEGGNFGGGNYGGSGNYNDFGNYSGQQQSNYGPMKGGGSFGGRSSGSPYGGGYGSGSGSGGYGGRRF
- the HNRNPA3 gene encoding heterogeneous nuclear ribonucleoprotein A3 isoform X1, with product MDRFPRSKRKAELEYPSKMAALKEERDVEDYKRKGRRSSQQKYRRLNKGHEPKEPEQLRKLFIGGLSFETTDDSLREHFEKWGTLTDCVVMRDPQTKRSRGFGFVTYSCVEEVDAAMSARPHKVDGRVVEPKRAVSREDSVKPGAHLTVKKIFVGGIKEDTEEYNLREYFEKYGKIETIEVMEDRQSGKKRGFAFVTFDDHDTVDKIVVQKYHTINGHNCEVKKALSKQEMQTASSQRVKYFVGRGGGSGNFMGRGNFGGGGGNFGRGGNFGGRGGYGGGGGGGGSRGSFGGGDGYNGFGDGGNYGGGPGYGSRGGYGGGGGPGYGNPGGGYGGGGGGYDGYNEGGNFGGGNYGGSGNYNDFGNYSGQQQSNYGPMKGGGSFGGRSSGSPYGGGYGSGSGSGGYGGRRF
- the HNRNPA3 gene encoding heterogeneous nuclear ribonucleoprotein A3 isoform X5, encoding MDRFPRSKRKAELEYPSKMAALKEERDVEDYKRKGRRSSQGHEPKEPEQLRKLFIGGLSFETTDDSLREHFEKWGTLTDCVVMRDPQTKRSRGFGFVTYSCVEEVDAAMSARPHKVDGRVVEPKRAVSREDSVKPGAHLTVKKIFVGGIKEDTEEYNLREYFEKYGKIETIEVMEDRQSGKKRGFAFVTFDDHDTVDKIVVQKYHTINGHNCEVKKALSKQEMQTASSQRVKYFVGRGGGSGNFMGRGNFGGGGGNFGRGGNFGGRGGYGGGGGGGGSRGSFGGGDGYNGFGDGGNYGGGPGYGSRGGYGGGGGPGYGNPGGGYGGGGGGYDGYNEGGNFGGGNYGGSGNYNDFGNYSGQQQSNYGPMKGGGSFGGRSSGSPYGGGYGSGSGSGGYGGRRF
- the HNRNPA3 gene encoding heterogeneous nuclear ribonucleoprotein A3 isoform X3; translated protein: MDRFPRSKRKAELEYPSKMAALKEERDVEDYKRKGRRSSQQKYRRLNKGHEPKEPEQLRKLFIGGLSFETTDDSLREHFEKWGTLTDCVVMRDPQTKRSRGFGFVTYSCVEEVDAAMSARPHKVDGRVVEPKRAVSREDSVKPGAHLTVKKIFVGGIKEDTEEYNLREYFEKYGKIETIEVMEDRQSGKKRGFAFVTFDDHDTVDKIVVQKYHTINGHNCEVKKALSKQEMQTASSQRVKYFVGRGGGSGNFMGRGNFGGGGGNFGRGGNFGGRGGYGGGGGGGGSRGSFGGGDGYNGFGDGGNYGGGPGYGSRGGYGGGGGPGYGNPGGGYGGGGGGYDGYNEGGNFGGGNYGGSGNYNDFGNYSGQQQSNYGPMKGGGSFGGRSSGSPYGGYGSGSGSGGYGGRRF
- the HNRNPA3 gene encoding heterogeneous nuclear ribonucleoprotein A3 isoform X2 → MDRFPRSKRKAELEYPSKMAALKEERDVEDYKRKGRRSSQKYRRLNKGHEPKEPEQLRKLFIGGLSFETTDDSLREHFEKWGTLTDCVVMRDPQTKRSRGFGFVTYSCVEEVDAAMSARPHKVDGRVVEPKRAVSREDSVKPGAHLTVKKIFVGGIKEDTEEYNLREYFEKYGKIETIEVMEDRQSGKKRGFAFVTFDDHDTVDKIVVQKYHTINGHNCEVKKALSKQEMQTASSQRVKYFVGRGGGSGNFMGRGNFGGGGGNFGRGGNFGGRGGYGGGGGGGGSRGSFGGGDGYNGFGDGGNYGGGPGYGSRGGYGGGGGPGYGNPGGGYGGGGGGYDGYNEGGNFGGGNYGGSGNYNDFGNYSGQQQSNYGPMKGGGSFGGRSSGSPYGGGYGSGSGSGGYGGRRF
- the HNRNPA3 gene encoding heterogeneous nuclear ribonucleoprotein A3 isoform X6, which encodes MAALKEERDVEDYKRKGRRSSQQKYRRLNKGHEPKEPEQLRKLFIGGLSFETTDDSLREHFEKWGTLTDCVVMRDPQTKRSRGFGFVTYSCVEEVDAAMSARPHKVDGRVVEPKRAVSREDSVKPGAHLTVKKIFVGGIKEDTEEYNLREYFEKYGKIETIEVMEDRQSGKKRGFAFVTFDDHDTVDKIVVQKYHTINGHNCEVKKALSKQEMQTASSQRVKYFVGRGGGSGNFMGRGNFGGGGGNFGRGGNFGGRGGYGGGGGGGGSRGSFGGGDGYNGFGDGGNYGGGPGYGSRGGYGGGGGPGYGNPGGGYGGGGGGYDGYNEGGNFGGGNYGGSGNYNDFGNYSGQQQSNYGPMKGGGSFGGRSSGSPYGGGYGSGSGSGGYGGRRF